From Coffea arabica cultivar ET-39 chromosome 10e, Coffea Arabica ET-39 HiFi, whole genome shotgun sequence, one genomic window encodes:
- the LOC140015250 gene encoding uncharacterized protein, which translates to MSSDTTCAELYETVAEFKVVALGWTTRGTFKEIPRRRRVRDSALSGRDYVLELINGHEDRIIENMRLDVPQFLLPCDLLVNRGYWHAYSSQRVGVHESVALTLICLSHDERHWVLAERFQHSTETIDQHIRHVLRALVRLGRDLVRPRNIDDTHPRILNNALLMPWFRNCVGALDGTHVSAWCRVEVREKFRNRHGDLSQNVLAACDHDMWFVYVRVGWEGSAHDVRILQKTLLDPGSGFPMPPQGVHGGTHHERAAKTLFNRRPASVRNIIERTFGVLKKHFQILKGPMQNYLIATQNNIVLALCLHVVLCTILCAIMCQNDEYFNEEAANGAFADAHIAGEQVQMGQPIDMSQ; encoded by the exons ATGAGTAGTGACACAACTTGTGCTGAGTTATATGAGACAG TTGCAGAGTTTAAAGTAGTTGCCTTGGGATGGACAACTAGGGGCACATTCAAGGAG ATCCCCAGAAGAAGAAGAGTACGAGATAGTGCGCTCTCGGGGAGGGATTACGTGCTTGAGCTAATAAACGGACATGAAGACCGAATTATTGAGAATATGCGCTTGgatgttcctcaattccttctgCCGTGCGATTTATTGGTTAATCGGGGTTACTGGCATGCATATTCTTCTCAAAGAGTGGGGGTACATGAATCCGTTGCTTTAACCCTAATATGCCTAAGCCATGATGAGCGGCACTGGGTGCTAGCCGAGCGGTTCCAGCATTCAACGGAGACGATTGATCAACACATTCGTCATGTCTTACGAGCTTTGGTTCGGCTAGGTCGTGATCTCGTTAGGCCAAGAAACATCGATGACACTCATCCAAGGATTTTGAACAATGCTTTGCTCATGCCGTGGTTCCGG AATTGTGTAGGAGCCTTAGATGGGACTCACGTGTCTGCTTGGTGCAGAGTAGAGGTAAGAGAGAAGTTCAGAAATCGGCATGGCGACTTATCCCAAAATGTACTTGCTGCCTGTGATCATGATATGTGGTTTGTCTATGTTCGGGTCGGTTGGGAGGGTAGTGCTCATGATGTCCGAATTCTCCAAAAAACCTTGCTTGATCCAGGCTCGGGATTTCCAATGCCACCGCAAG GGGTGCACGGGGGCACGCATCATGAGCGAGCAGCTAAAACTTTGTTTAATAGGCGACCTGCATCGGTTAGGAATATTATTGAGCGCACATTTGGAGTTCTTAAGAAGCATTTTCAAATACTTAAAGGTCCAATGCAGAACTATCTGATAGCAACGCAAAATAATATTGTGCTTGCATTGTGCTTGCATGTTGTGCTTTGCACAATTTTATGCGCGATTATGTGCCAAAATGACGAGTACTTCAACGAAGAAGCGGCAAATGGAGCCTTTGCAGATGCACACATAGCAGGGGAACAAGTGCAGATGGGTCAACCAATCGATATGTCGCAGTAG
- the LOC140015060 gene encoding uncharacterized protein produces the protein MPLLSCCPFGALQTTRGFNNCSSKSAQGENDLRLCITNYFKKTKMPKPKGTYKERNTFTPDMKIAMAQQLVNMHRNGEIAPHTIGSHVVPRITTMLTEIFGVAFPRDTIQQKYYALQNLTRLYMSFKRRGTGIGWDSTNYTFMMDDERWNHLLQVNPGYNRFYNRSCLLFHLLEEVFMNQGATGDFSSGFVVSPANSGDELELENAARRSRGKGVVDIDSEDEEVAVHASRKGKEKVKKGKGKRKSWDMSTESFFAPSSPQFQKYIRVLDSIETHLSCKKSSGMTSSVFSPDKSKKPPVDDEDELKATLVDLCALHLDVNVCLKMADLLRNHEEHLIWFTCLNDDDRPAFVRHRGFFPPHSTSPYLSSGCGSLQPFFHDFKFQLLV, from the exons ATGCCGCTGCTTAGCTGTTGCCCCTTTGGAG CTTTGCAAACGACTAGGGGATTTAACAATTGTTCTTCAAAGTCTGCTCAGGGAGAAAACGATTTGCGTCTTTGTATAACTAACTATTTCAAG aaaacaaagatgCCCAAACCAAAAGGCACGTATAAGGAACGTAACACCTTCACGCCGGATATGAAAATTGCCATGGCACAACAGCTGGTGAACATGCATAGGAATGGGGAAATTGCACCACATACCATAGGAAGCCATGTTGTCCCCCGGATTACTACGATGCTCACTGAGATTTTCGGAGTAGCTTTTCCCCGCGATACTATTCAGCAGAAGTATTATGCCCTCCAGAACCTAACTAGGCTTTACATGTCGTTCAAGAGGCGAGGCACTGGTATAGGCTGGGACTCAACCAACTACACCTTCATGATGGACGATGAGCGATGGAATCATCTACTTCAG GTGAACCCCGGATACAATAGATTTTACAACCGCTCATGTCTGCTATTCCATTTGCTTGAAGAAGTCTTCATGAATCAGGGGGCTACTGGGGATTTTAGCTCTGGATTTGTCGTATCACCTGCTAATTCGGGCGACGAATTGGAACTGGAAAACGCTGCTAGACGTTCCAGGGGCAAGGGGGTTGTGGACATCGATTCGGAAGACGAAGAAGTTGCTGTTCATGCGAGCCGGAAAGGGAAAGAGAAGGTGAAGAAGGGCAAAGGAAAGCGCAAATCGTGGGACATGTCAACCGAGTCATTCTTTGCGCCGTCCTCCCCGCAATTCCAGAAATACATCCGGGTTTTAGACAGTATCGAGACACATTTGAGCTGTAAAAAGAGCTCTGGCATGACCAGTTCAGTCTTTTCACCTGATAAGAGTAAAAAGCCTCCAGTAGATGATGAGGATGAGCTAAAGGCTACCTTGGTCGACCTCTGCGCTCTTCACCTGGACGTAAATGTGTGCCTGAAGATGGCCGATCTCCTAAGGAATCATGAGGAGCATCTCATTTGGTTCACCTGCCTGAACGACGATGACCGCCCTGCCTTCGTGAGACATCGGGGGTTTTTTCCCCCGCATAGCACCTCACCGTATCTATCTTCCGGTTGCGGCAGCCTTCAACCTTTTTTCCATGACTTTAAATTTCAGCTGTTGGTTTGA
- the LOC113713022 gene encoding proteasome subunit beta type-3-A translates to MSIFEYNGSALVAMVGKNCFAIASDRRLGVQLQTIATDFQRIYRIHDKLFIGLSGLATDAQTLYQRLVFRHKLYQLREERDMKPETFASLVSAILYEKRFGPYFCQPVIAGLGEEDKPFICTMDSIGAKELAKDFVVAGTASESLYGACEAMFKPDMEAEELFETISQALLSSVDRDCLSGWGGHVYVVTPTEVKERILKGRMD, encoded by the exons ATGTCG ATCTTCGAGTACAATGGAAGTGCCCTGGTGGCAATGGTGGGGAAGAATTGCTTTGCAATTGCCAGCGATCGGCGGCTGGGAGTGCAGCTGCAGACAATCGCCACTGATTTCCAGAGGATTTACAGAATCCACGATAAACTATTCATCGGACTCTCTGGTCTCGCTACCGATGCACAAACCCT GTATCAACGGCTTGTTTTTCGGCATAAGTTGTATCAGCTGAGAGAAGAGAGGGACATGAAGCCTGAAACTTTTGCCAGCCTTGTCTCTGCGATTCTTTATGAGAAAAG ATTTGGTCCATATTTCTGCCAACCTGTGATTGCCGGATTAGGAGAAGAAGACAAACCTTTCATCTGCACAATGGATTCGATTGGAGCCAA GGAGCTTGCTAAAGATTTTGTTGTTGCTGGAACTGCTTCTGAATCCTTATATGGTGCCTGCGAAGCAATGTTCAAACCGGACATG GAAGCTGAAGAGTTGTTTGAGACTATCTCTCAGGCACTCCTATCCTCAGTAGACCGTGACTGTTTAAGTGGCTGGGGAGGACATGTTTATGTTGT CACACCTACAGAAGTCAAAGAAAGGATCTTGAAGGGAAGGATGGATTGA